A genome region from Bdellovibrionales bacterium includes the following:
- a CDS encoding isocitrate dehydrogenase (NADP(+)) → MKKIKVANPVVELDGDEMTRIIWHFIREKLILPYLELDIKYFDLGMENRDKTDDKVTVESAEAIKKYNVGIKCATITPDEARVKEFNLKQMWKSPNGTIRNILDGTVFREPIIIKNIPRLVPHWTQPICIGRHAFGDQYRATDFVTKGKGKLTITFEGENGEKISHEVYKFNGNGVALAMYNTDESIQGFAHSCFNVALQKKWPLYLSTKNTILKKYDGRFKDIFQDVYEKNFKAQFTDLGLTYEHRLIDDMVASAIKWSGGFVWACKNYDGDVQSDIVAQGFGSLGLMTSVLVTPDGKTMESEAAHGTVTRHYRMHQQGKATSTNPIASIFAWTRGLEHRGNLDKNSELIKFCQTLEKVCVETVESGKMTKDLAACIYGDKVTPDKYMNTVPFLEAIDANLQKALG, encoded by the coding sequence ATGAAAAAGATCAAAGTAGCAAACCCGGTTGTGGAGCTTGATGGCGACGAAATGACCCGTATTATTTGGCATTTCATTCGCGAAAAACTCATTCTTCCTTATCTTGAACTCGATATTAAGTACTTTGATCTCGGCATGGAAAATCGCGATAAAACCGACGATAAAGTGACCGTGGAGTCCGCCGAAGCCATCAAAAAATACAATGTCGGCATCAAATGCGCGACCATCACCCCGGATGAGGCTCGAGTTAAAGAGTTTAACCTTAAACAGATGTGGAAATCCCCCAACGGCACCATTCGTAACATTCTCGACGGGACGGTATTTCGTGAGCCCATCATTATAAAGAACATCCCTCGATTAGTTCCTCACTGGACTCAGCCCATTTGCATCGGGCGCCATGCTTTCGGTGACCAATACAGAGCGACCGACTTCGTAACTAAGGGCAAGGGGAAGCTGACGATCACTTTCGAAGGTGAGAATGGCGAAAAGATTTCTCATGAGGTCTATAAGTTTAATGGGAACGGTGTCGCTTTAGCGATGTATAATACCGACGAGTCCATCCAAGGATTCGCTCACTCCTGCTTTAATGTTGCTCTACAGAAAAAATGGCCGCTCTACTTATCGACAAAAAACACAATTCTTAAAAAATACGATGGACGTTTTAAAGATATCTTCCAAGACGTTTACGAAAAAAACTTTAAAGCTCAGTTTACTGATCTCGGCTTAACCTACGAGCATCGGTTGATCGACGACATGGTCGCATCGGCGATCAAATGGAGTGGTGGCTTTGTTTGGGCTTGTAAAAACTATGATGGCGACGTTCAATCGGACATCGTGGCTCAAGGATTCGGTTCATTAGGGCTAATGACTTCCGTTTTGGTCACTCCTGATGGAAAAACCATGGAGTCCGAAGCGGCTCACGGCACAGTGACTCGCCACTATCGTATGCATCAACAGGGAAAAGCGACCTCGACGAACCCGATCGCTTCTATTTTTGCCTGGACTCGAGGCCTAGAGCATCGTGGAAACTTGGATAAAAATTCGGAATTGATTAAATTCTGCCAAACTTTAGAGAAAGTTTGCGTTGAGACCGTAGAGTCTGGAAAAATGACCAAGGATCTCGCCGCATGTATTTATGGAGATAAAGTGACTCCCGATAAATACATGAACACCGTTCCTTTCTTAGAAGCCATCGATGCGAATCTTCAAAAAGCGTTGGGTTAA
- a CDS encoding undecaprenyl-diphosphate phosphatase: MDALSAILLGIIQGITEFLPVSSDGHLTVAEYFLGLTEGSLAYNVTLHIGTLLAVILYFFKNILRFVQWRFIKLAIITSLPTAVIGLAIQKTFDFDHPNIKVVGGFLWLTGTLLYFSTRKMRAQDLIHVSPETVYAEITPLKAFLIGIAQGIAVLPGVSRSGSTIATAVLLNCRGSVATFYSFVVSIPAIAGACLLELPKAEFTSEELPNIIMGTGVSFVVGLLSLWVLDQYFVKKAKLAVFSYYLWVLSAVLILFYR, translated from the coding sequence GTGGATGCATTATCTGCGATTCTTTTAGGAATTATTCAAGGAATTACCGAATTTTTACCTGTTTCGAGCGACGGACATTTAACTGTTGCGGAGTATTTTTTAGGCCTCACCGAGGGTAGTCTCGCCTACAATGTGACTCTGCACATCGGAACTCTGCTGGCCGTGATCCTTTATTTTTTTAAGAATATTCTTCGATTTGTACAGTGGCGTTTTATTAAGCTGGCGATCATCACTTCTTTACCGACCGCAGTCATTGGATTAGCGATTCAGAAGACTTTCGATTTCGATCATCCCAATATCAAAGTGGTCGGTGGATTTCTGTGGCTCACCGGAACACTTCTTTATTTTTCGACTCGAAAAATGAGGGCTCAAGATCTCATCCATGTCAGTCCCGAAACTGTGTACGCCGAGATCACGCCATTGAAGGCATTTTTAATTGGAATCGCCCAGGGGATTGCGGTTTTGCCAGGAGTGAGTCGTTCGGGATCCACCATCGCCACTGCAGTTCTGCTCAACTGTCGAGGATCTGTGGCCACGTTCTATAGCTTTGTCGTTTCGATTCCGGCCATAGCGGGAGCATGCTTATTAGAGTTACCCAAAGCGGAATTCACCTCCGAAGAATTGCCCAATATCATAATGGGGACAGGAGTTTCTTTCGTTGTGGGTTTATTATCGCTATGGGTGCTTGATCAATACTTTGTCAAAAAGGCGAAGCTCGCGGTCTTTAGTTACTACCTTTGGGTATTGTCTGCGGTGTTAATCCTATTTTATCGGTAG
- a CDS encoding protein kinase, translating into MMEHVRSQTTTNYHLISLIGEGLTSRVYKAIRKHEDLRVEQIVALKVLKSNKLVPTLKTEIDLLTRVQSQHCVRMLGWEKLPQGWTLVLEYLEGVTLADLYALVRIEHPIAMEIIAQVQQGLKDLASYDLRHGDLTPQNIFITLNGCVKLLDFGFSDVQSHHGQPQFVSPEFWREQSLSQKSDLFSLGLIYKDLKDRNLLTSKTNEDWRQRAFEIDADNSLLHQSPEKRNYLEVGSNMFFQKKLAELVARAVYIQKHQGRTLRIHEDSERSSPIKYLKCLSQAVCFVASLFFTKDIKTTVLSAATQSPVYSREKSPPALASPLSLSVRSRFWAKAALYQCESRCEIMFTEKFTPLVWKNLTPGNYEVHWRQGREIRKISVQLQKNQLILLKK; encoded by the coding sequence ATGATGGAACACGTCCGATCGCAAACGACTACAAACTATCATCTCATAAGTCTCATCGGCGAAGGCTTAACTAGTCGTGTTTACAAAGCTATTCGTAAACACGAGGATTTAAGAGTTGAACAAATCGTGGCTCTCAAAGTTCTAAAGTCCAATAAATTAGTCCCAACATTAAAAACAGAGATCGACTTACTCACTCGGGTTCAATCCCAGCACTGTGTAAGAATGTTAGGTTGGGAGAAGCTTCCCCAGGGTTGGACTCTTGTTTTAGAGTATCTTGAGGGGGTAACTTTAGCGGATCTGTACGCGTTGGTTCGGATCGAACATCCAATCGCCATGGAGATTATAGCGCAAGTCCAACAGGGGCTTAAAGATTTAGCGAGCTACGATCTGCGACACGGGGACCTCACCCCCCAAAATATTTTTATCACGCTCAATGGATGCGTTAAGCTTTTAGACTTCGGCTTTTCCGACGTTCAAAGTCATCACGGTCAACCCCAGTTTGTATCTCCGGAATTTTGGAGAGAGCAGTCTCTCTCTCAAAAATCGGATCTGTTTTCCCTCGGTTTAATTTATAAAGATTTAAAAGATCGTAACCTTTTGACATCAAAAACAAACGAAGACTGGCGTCAGAGAGCTTTTGAAATCGATGCTGATAATTCGCTGCTCCATCAGAGTCCCGAAAAACGCAACTATCTCGAAGTGGGCTCGAATATGTTTTTTCAGAAAAAATTAGCAGAACTCGTGGCACGGGCGGTTTATATTCAAAAGCATCAAGGAAGAACTCTCAGGATCCATGAGGACAGCGAAAGGTCCTCACCCATCAAATATCTAAAGTGCTTGTCCCAAGCTGTGTGTTTTGTCGCGAGTTTATTCTTTACGAAAGATATAAAAACCACAGTCCTCAGCGCAGCGACTCAGTCCCCGGTCTATTCTAGAGAAAAATCGCCTCCGGCATTGGCATCGCCTCTCTCGCTCAGTGTCCGCAGCCGATTTTGGGCGAAAGCTGCATTGTACCAGTGCGAATCCCGTTGCGAAATCATGTTTACGGAAAAATTCACTCCTCTAGTTTGGAAGAATCTCACTCCCGGAAATTACGAAGTCCACTGGCGGCAGGGGAGAGAGATTCGGAAAATTTCCGTGCAATTACAAAAAAATCAGCTCATCCTATTAAAGAAATAA